Below is a window of Haloglycomyces albus DSM 45210 DNA.
GTGCTTCCGGGATACGGGGACGCGCCACTGGTTTCGGTGCCTCAGCCTCGGGTCCAGGAGCCGGTGCCCGCACAGAAGCTGGCGATTCAGTCTCGACCGATGGACCTGCCGGCACTGAAGCCGGCGGCGTACGAGCCGGCGATTCGATAGGTGAAACTGCCGGCGATGTGGAAGCCGGCGCTGGAGCCGGAGACGGCACGGTGTCAACGCTTTCTTCGCTGGCACGGTCGTCCAGGACGTCACGCTCGTTGCCGGTTGTGGTGTTGAGCTCGGCCAACAATCGGGTTCGTACCGTATTCAAACGTGCCTCCACCACCGGCAGAACCTCAGCGATACACAGCACCATGAGCGGAATCAGAGTGTGCAAAACGATGAGCACTATGCCTTTCGGCAGTGCGGAGACGACGTTCATCACCAACGAACCGGATAGGAGCGCGTATTTGGTGGTCTGCACCCAACGGGAGTTGACAGTGACGTTGTGGGAGAGGATGAACGACTCCCACCGCAAAATGGTAATCACCAAACCAGCAAGGGCCGGTTCGATCGCCCATGCGCCCCACCAGATCGGGTCCGACGAGTCCCGGTCACCGGCAATGAACCCATGTACGCCCGAAGTGGTGAACCCAATTGCCAGCAGCAGCCCCGACCAGATGAGAATGCGAGTCGAGGTAGCAAATCGATCGAGCCGGACAATCTGAAGATAGGGATTCGATGCCAGATTGTGCAAGTGCTGCGCCCGGTCGAGTTCTCTTCGGAGCTTGCGGATTCCCTTGGGCACCTTCGATTTCTGCTGTTTATCAGACATACTGGAGTCTCCTTTCGATGTAGTGCAGTCGCTTAGGCGACCAGGCGGAAATTACGCTCTCCAGCGCCAGGAGTAGTCGTGCAGAACCGCACCAGATCGGTGATGTCGTCATCATCGGAATAAGCTGCACGGATCTTGACGGGGATGCGGGAGCGTTGCGAGACGCGGAAACCAATCCCGGCCGTCTCAGGCAATGCCGGAATCTCATCGGCCAGGGCACCGCGTTGGCGCATGTTTTCGCCCAAAACCATGTCCGGCTGCGCCGCTGAGGTCGCCCGCAGGCACACACGCAACGTGAACAAATCCCTGGAGGGCAACGTGCCTTTGTCCGGCTCTTGGATGTAGCCGTGCAGCAGATGCCCCGACGCACGTCCTTGGGACGTCATGACGTAGGAGGCGCGAGTGAACGACCGAGTGACGTCACGATCCCCGTACGTCATGAGAGCGCCGATCTCATCGGCAATCAAAATGTTCAGCGGCGTCTCGGTCGACATTTCGAACTTACGCATTCCCTTGTCCTGCAACAGTTTCTGAACTCGGGATTGATCCTCAAGGAAAGCCTCGACAACCTCGTTGACGTCGTCCATACCGCCCGCGTACGCATACGCCAAATCTTTACCGGCGGATAGTTCGGTTTGTTTAGGATCGAGCATCCAGATACGCACCAGGCCGTCCCGAATGAGCGGCGCCATTGACCGCAGATACGCCCACGTAATGCTGTTCTTTCCCGACCCGGACGCGCCGGAGACCAGGAGGTGATGGGCCGCGAGATTTTCGGTCCACACCTGCCCGTATTCGTCTTCACCCAGCGCAACAGACGTCAGGTCAACTTCCTCGGGTTCGGCGGGCATGACCGGAGCGGGGATCACCTCAGTAAACGGTTCACTGCGCTGGAAGATGAGTTTCAACAGGCGCGGTTTGACCTGTTCGATCGAGACGCGTTGACAGTCAAACGCCGCCGCCACCGTCTCAGCCGCATCCTCAAACTGCCGGATCGTTTGTCCCTTATGAATCTTGACCGTCGCGACCTCAATACGACTGGAGTAGGCCTTCAACCGCACCAGGCGAGGAACCAAAACCTCACCAGTATCGGGATGACTGACCGTTAGTCCACACGATTTGAGGTTGCGCTTCCAGCCGAGCCCGTTGAAGTTAGCCGATAGCCAGCGACGGCGCATCGACCGCATCCAGGGCAGCACCACGGTGTCAAACGAGGGCGGGTGCGCCCGGCCCCAGGCGACCATGCCACCTACCGCCGCAGCCGCCAGCCCCGCCGAGGCCGTTGGATAGGCCGCCACAGCAGTACCAGTCGCCGGAAGACCGACCGACAGACCCGGATGGCGAGCCGCCCAAGCTGCTGCTTTCCATTCGAGGCCGACCTTGCGTTTTGAGTGCATATCCTGTTTCGACGTGGATTTCTTGAAAGCCACTGGTATTCCTCCTCAGGCGAGTTCATAGTGGAAAGAGCTCAAAAGTTAATGCGAATGATTTAGATAAAGCAATAGAAAGGGCAGGTCAGCACAATTGCTTCCTGCCCTCATCCCTGTATGAAGTTATCGCTGTATGCAGTTGTTATTCAGTTATGACCGGACCTGGATTCCTAAAAGAACAGTCCGTTTTCCTCATCGACGTGGCCGAAGCTGGTGAACCCGGCATCCTCGACAAGAATGGTCAAACGTCCCATCGCGTAGGCGAACTCCCGATGCGCGCTCAACAGTTCGTTGGCCTTCTTCGGAGCCCGGCCCGCCGAGCCGCGCAGTTGCCGCATCATCTTGTCTGAGGCCTCCAATTGGCGGTTGACGTTCGCGCGCGTCCACTTTTGATTCATGCTTTCCCCTTCAGGATTGAGTGTGTTACAGCTGCCAGTCCCAGGTTTTGAGTTCGGCTTCCTGGCGAATCGTCGCCCGCTTCAGTCCGGCAAGAGCCTCGACCGCTTCCAGGTGAGCCCGCTTCAGTTCCCCTTTCTCGACGTAACGCAGCGAGTTAAACGCCCCGTCGTCCTTATAGTTGCGGATGAGTCCCTCGAAGTCGGCCAGCACCATACCGGTGGTGTTGATCGTGGAGACGAGGTCTTCGTATTTCCTGACGGAACGGGCGTTCGTCCCGAACAAATCGATATGGGTCATGTTTCTCCGTTTCTGTGTTTGTGGTGAAGCGTCTATCACCGGTTGGTGATGCGCCAGGCGTTGGCGAAGCGCCGCAGCAGGCTAGTGGTGAAGGCAAGGTTCAGTAGCACTGAGAAAAACAAGCACACCCCCAGAATGAAAACTGTGTCCACTCTGATCACTCCTTTCTGCTGTTAATCGTGGTCAAGTCCGTATGAAAAAAGGAAGTACTGTTGTGCCTGCCGGTAGGGGACTCGACAGTAGACATGCACGTGACGACCACGAACGACCGTGGGTGCATGCAGGAGTACTTCGTCGGGAGAGAGGAAATGGAACTCAGACGTGGTGGCGGTGGTTTTGCACCACACGACGAAGTTGGTGAGTGCATCGAGCCCTCGAAAGAAACCGGTTACACCGGCCTGTTGATCGATATGCCATTGCGGTTGCGGCACATCAGTAAAGACTTCGTCTATAGCCTCTTCGAGCAGTGAAACCATACGGAAATGGTCACCCGATACCACTATTCGATGAACCTTGTGCGTAGCAATCATCAGCAGTCACCGACAGTTCTTCAACTCGATAATTTCGTATTCCATGTGACTGATACGAGTCAATATGCGCGTTGCTGTGTCGGTCATCGATGCACACCGCATCAGTAGTTTCTCTGTAACTGCGCAGGCCAGGTCATGCTGCCGAACCGGATCATTGCGGTGGTCGTACAGACCGTCTTCCAATGTATTAAGTATTCCGCCAATTTCCTGAAGGTCGATCAAGTCCTCAATAGCCTCATAAAGCTGTCCCCGCGGACATTCGACCAGATCCCGGTGAAGCCCAAGCATGCGTTTGTATTCTTCATCACTCATGGATTCCATAGTTGCCCTTCCTTCGATTGGGTTCGGTGGACACCACCAACCACCACGATTCGTCCTCTCTGTTGTGTGATGGTTGATAGACCCCAACGACGCCCAGCAATGAACGCGATCAACGGTCCTGAAGTTCCGCAACGGATTTGGTGACAATGCCCGTCCACGACAGGCACGGTGAGCCGAGTTCCTCGACTGCTTCATCGCGAGTGAGCGTTCCCGACACCAACACGCAATGGCCAACGAGAACGAGGGTGGCTGCCATGGCCAGTTCACCGCCCATCCACCGGGCCTCCAGGCGACCATTACCGAACTCGTTCGTCCACTGCATGATTGACTCAGCGACCGGGTAGCAAAACGTCCCTCGGAGTCGCCCATGCGAAACCGACCAGAACGGTTGCGCCCACCCCGACGGAGCCACCGCAGCCACCAGACCCGCGATGTAACCGGCGTTATCCTGCACGGTCACGTCAGCGTCCTTATAGGCCCGCAGCACCTGCGACAAACGTTGTCGCTCAACGGACTGCTCGACCGGAGTAGGCCGTTCGGGACTCAGAAAGTCCACATCGAATAGAGCCTCCTGCGCCATACCACTCACCTCTTTGCCTCCTCATATTGGTTTCGACGGACACCGCCAACCACCACAAGACTTCTCCTTTCTGTCGTGTGATGGTTGACAGACCCCGCCGAAGCGAAGTACTGGAAGAAGCATTCAGGCATTAAAGCTGGTCAAACACTCTATTCGTGTTGTCAAACAACATTCCGAAACCACCACCAGACCGTGCTAAGTGCCCGACGATGGCCCAGATAGTGCCCTAACCGGACTCAAACCGGTCGCTCCATCAAAACCAGGAGGCAGGGCGAGAAATTTAAGTGACTAAAGGGCCGCCACGGACGAAGCCTTAAAGGACAATCCATGACGAGGCTCACCGGTGGTCTTATCTTTGAATTCCCACTCCGAGGCCTGGAGATTGCCGAAATCAACCAACTGGCCATCCTCGACTTCGGGGATCGACGTCATCGAAACTTTGATTTCCGCCCCCTTCGCCTTACGTCCGGTTTCCGGGTCAGCGTCCGCCAACTTCATGAACACAGTCACGACCCACACGGGCTTCCCGTCGCGCTTGACTTCCTTCACTTCGCCGGTCTCAGCGTCAACGAACGTCTTGACCTCGGGGTCTTCGCTAACGCGGAACTTGTAGGGGCGAGTGTCAATAGCCAGTTTCATACGAACTCCTTCTTCCAGTCGTTAGCTACGATAAACATTGATGTTTACCGCGCTAAATCAATGTAGCTATAGTAAAGCACACGGAATATGAGAGTGTCAAGCGGGCTAAACAACTAAAGTTAGCCTGGATAAACTTTAGGCCATTAGCGTTTATTACCTGCAATAACATCTAGGTGAGTTAGATCGCTGAATGTGTTTAGGGGGCTAAAATAAGGTAAGCTGATGGCATGGAGATGTTTAGCCCTGTACACAAGTCTCTGGAGAATCTGAGATCTGTTGAATCGCCACTAGAGCGCGCAAAGCTGGCGCATGAAGCGGTGGAGTACTTGACCGATACAGTTATTCCAGATCTATACCTCACAAGGCTCTCTGCTGTAGAAGCTCTGATCAGCGGAGGTATGCCACAGCGACAGATTGCAGAAGAACTCAATGTCTCACGGGGCCGTGTATCGCAAATGCTCCGCCAAGGCAAGGAAGAGAAGGCTTTCTTCGGTGATGGTCGTATAACGATTGCGGTAGGAGCAAAGCCAGAGTCAAACCGTGCTGACTCAGCTCAAAAGTTCGTGATTTCGAGCCAGGCCATGCAGGCAGCGCAAACACTCATCGACGGGATGCGTTCATTTGGACTCGATTCAGTAATGGAACAGGTTCCTCCACCTGGGAACGTTAACCTGAATCGCAAGAATCTCCTAGTAATGACGTCACCACGACTGTTGCCATTTCTGGGACAAGTTGTTGCTAGTGACCCAAACATCGGGTTTGAAGAACGATCAGAAGGTTGGTGCCTAATCGACCGAGAATCCGGTCAGGTCTACTCGGCCCCTGGGGAAGCAAGTCACCAAAAAGACTTTGCCTATATTGGTCGACTTCCCCGACCGGATGGAAATGGCACGTTCCTCTACGTGGCCGGAATCCACTCGGAAGGAACTCTTGGAGGTGCTCAATGGCTTATCGATAACGTGAGTAGCCTGTACGGGCGTGTAAAGAATCGAATTTTTTCTACGATCGTCCAGGTAGAAAGCAACAGCGAAACCGAAGAAATTACTCAGGTACAACCTGTAACGAAGATTTTCCAGAGGAAGTCATGATACATATCAGCATGGCTACATCAGGCGGATCAGTCACCAAACAGAACGAAGATTATTTTATTTATGGTGACTCGTTTGCAGTCATAATTGATGGAGTTACTGCCCGTACCGATACTGGCTGTATCCATGGTACTAGTTGGTATGCACGTAATCTTGGAACACAGCTTGCAGAGCTATTGCCGTCTGATGATCTCCAGAATGCACTCCACCGAGCAATCACGAAGGTCGCCGCGCTGCATCAGGACTCTTGTGATCTCGAAAACGTAGCAACCCCCGCTGGAGCAGTTGGAATATTTCAGATACGGAATGACACAATTTGCGACTGGCTGCTTCTGGGAGACGTTTCCCTTGCAATTAGAGATCAAAACAACGTATGGGTTCAGACAGATAAACGGGGACGCGTTCCAACACCGTTTGCGCAAGCTGAAGCTGACAAGTACTCAATAGATGATCCCCGTAAACAACCAGCGCTAATGGAGATGAAGCGTTCGGAGCTTGAGTCCCGAAATACTTCCAGCGGGTTCTGGGTGGCTGACTCACATCCTCGAGTCGCTTCAATGGCTATGAATGGAAGTCAGAAATTCAGTTCTGGTGCACAATTTATTTTGGCAACCGATGGAGTGGCACGTTTGGTTGATGTTTTCGGCACGTGCACTTGGGAGCAAATATTCGAAAGTGTAGACCAGCTTGGTCCTACAGCAATTCTTCGTGAGGTCCGTAAGCAAGAAGAGACCGATCCTGTTGGTGCTAGGTGGCCTCGAAATAAAAAATCTGACGATGCCACTATTGGTTACTTCAGTCTATTACGACACTTACTGCCAAAACCATCAAAAAAGCTCAAGCCGGACATTTTCAAAATCATCGTACCGTCCGGCTTCACAGGTCATAATTGACCAATCCAATTGAACCGCTTCATAAACCGCACTTGCGGCAACCACGTCTGTCGTCTCAGCCGCAGACATGAGGCGATGGATTTCCAACGATCCATCCAAGCTCATTTCGGGAATAACGACTTGTGAGCGGAAAAGCCGAGGCATACCACCGAACTTAACTGCCGCTGTGGGAGCGACCACGACACTCCCAAGATCGAACAATCGCTGGATCGATACCAAAGGATGACGAGGCTCACCCCGTCGAAGTGCCCATATAGCCGTGTCATCCAATACAACTCCCTTGATAGGAAGAGTCATCAGGCAGCGGCCTCCCGGTTCGACTCGGTCTCAGTACGAAGACGCTCAATGAAATCATCAGCCCACTGCGAGGCCTCCGGGTCTTCACGGCGAAGACGTTCTATCTCAAGGCGATTCACACGCTTTTCATACTCAGTCGGCACCTGCCGCTGCAAGACACGACCATTAATCACGATCTCTTCGTACTTCACCTGTGATTCAGACATGCTGACAGTCTATCCTCAACCCGAGACTGCTTCAACTGGCAAGCACTGCTATCGCGTGCGTGTTCAAACTTTCTATACCTAATCAAGGGCCGCCTGCGGCGGCCTGTCGGCAGGGCTTGGGAGCCGGGCGTGCGGCCTGGAGGCCGGTCCCGACTCCAGCCCGCCGACCCACAGGGCACCAGAGCCGTAGGAGCGCTTCCCGCTCCAGCCGGGGACTCAGGGCGCTGCCCTGAAACCCGCCAGGACCTCCAGTCCTGGACCAGGAGATCCGAGGAAGTACCGAGCCAGGGCTCTACACGCCACCCACCGTTCCAGCGGCGTTCAGACGGGTTTGGCGTGGGGCTCTCGTGGTCCAAACATCCGGAGAGCTGGCCGGAGGCCTATCACGGAACCCAGGGGCCGCTTCGCTATGTCAAACCCTCCACCGACTTTTTCGCGCTCCACACCCAGCATCCATCGCCACAGCCCATGCGAAAAAGCCGCCTCCGGGCCTGACATACCCCTGGAACCCGCGATAGCAAGAATGCAGCTCTCCAGAGGAAGGACCACTCAGAACGAGACTTCTGTTCCACAGTGGATTGCATCCCTAGTGCATCTCTAGCAAAGGTCAACAGCGGTCAACAAGGGTCAAAACCGGGCGATACAAAGAAAGCCCCGCCTTCCGAGTGTGGAAGACGGGGCTTCATATTCGCAGGTCATCCCTGCCTAGTGGCGGAGGATAGGGGATTCGAACCCCTGAGGGCTTTGACACCCAACTCGCTTTCCAAGCGAGCGCACTAGGCCACTATGCGAATCCTCCGCCGAAAATTCTACATGCCTTCCGGGGGAAGCCTGTATCGGGTACCCCCGAGTGACTCCAGTCTCGATTGTGGATTGGAGACGCAGGGCAGGGGTTCACTGGTGTCGCCTGGTGGGGGTGTGTCGCCGCTTCTCGGTTCAGTTCGAGTCGGATCGGAGTCGGGTTACTGTAGCCGAGGTAACAAGAGCCGACCCATTGGCGGGAAATGCAGTGGCTGAGGTACTCTATATATGTTCCTCGCGTGGCGTTATCTTGTGAACCTCCCCAGGGCCGGAAGGCAGCAAGGATAAGCGAGCTCTGGCGGGTGCGTGAGGAACCCGGCCGCGTTAGCTCAGTCGGCAGAGCGATTCACTCGTAATGAATAGGTCAACGGTTCGATTCCGTTACGCGGCTCCGAGATAAACATTGAAAAGACCCGGCTCCTGTTTGGAGCCGGGTCTTTTCAATGTTTAGGTGGCCGGCGATCCACGTGAAGCCCGTATTGTTGTTACTGCGTGTCGTAGAGGGAACGGTAGGCGCTGAGCCCGGTGAACCTCGCGGGGCCTTCATCTACCGTGCTGACGGTGGTCGCATGTTCAGCCGGTCGTGTCCTGCTTTGCGGAGATAACAGCGTCCAATCTTTGGTAGTACCCGATTTTCTTGTCGATCTGTCCGCGTTTGTCACGTAGTTCATCGATGTGACGATCTACCTCCAGGCGATGTGTCTGCAGGAGTTGCACGCGCTCTCCGAGGGTGTGATCGCCTGCCCGCGTCAGGTCGATGTAGCGATGGAGTTGGGCCAGCGGCATTCCGGTGTCGCGTAGGCATTTGAGCAGTCCCAGAAGACCGAGGTGGAAATCGCTGTAGCGGCGCTGCCCGGTCGAGTTACGTGGCACGTCGTAGATGAGTCCGATCTTCTCGTAGTACCGCAAGGTGTCGGTGGTGAATCCGGTCCGTTCGGCGGCTTCGCGGATCGAGATCGTGTTTGGGGTGGCTGCCATGGTTTTAGTTTAACGAGAGTTTTTACCGGAACCGTGGGGCAATGTCTTGCCTTGGAGCGGGCTCCAAGGCCTAGGCTAGGGGCGTTGACAACGAAGGGAAGGTAGATATGCAGCGTCTTTATGTGGGTAACAGCGATATTGAAGTGTCACGCATGTGTTTGGGAGCGATGAACCTGGGGACCGTGCAGGATCGCGATACCTCGTTTGCCATCCTAGATCGATATGTGGAGCTGGGCGGTACTTTCATCGACACCGCCAACTGTTATTGCTTTTGGGTGGAAGGCAATCACGGAAACGTCTCCGAACGACTTCTTGGGGAGTGGATGGCCTCGCGTCAGAACCGGGATCAAGTCGTGTTGGGCACGAAGGTCGGCTATCGACCGGCGACCGAAGATGATACGACGATCAACAATCCCGAGCATCTGACCGCACGACGCATAGAAGCCAGTCTGAACGAAAGTCTGGAGCGCTTGGGAACCGACTATGTCGATGTGTATTGGTCGCACCGGGACGACCGGGACACCGACCTGGCCGAAACGGTTGGCGGGTTTGACAGGGCTGTATCCGCAGGAAAAGCCCGTGCGATCGGGGCCGGCAACAATCGAGCGTGGCGAGTGGAGCGGGCACGGTCGGTCGCCGAGCAGGATGGTCGTCACCACACCTACGGCCTGATGCAGAACCGCTACTCCTATGTCCAGCCTCGCCCGCAGAGTCGGCTGAAATCAGTCGCACATGTGCATGCGACCGAGACGGACGTGGATTATGTCCGCAATACACCCGGCATGGCCATGCTGACGTACAGCTCTCTATTGTCAGGGGCCTATACGAACCCGAACAAATCCCTGGAAGGCGTTTACGATCACCCGGGAACGGACGCTCGGCTCGCGGTTCTGGATTCCGTTGCCCATGAACGTGGCGTCACCCGAAATCAAGTCGTCCTAGCCTGGTTGTGTGCGCACGACGCACCGTTGATTCCGCTGGTAGGCGTCTCCTCGGTCGAGCAGTTGGACGAGGTCGTGGCCGGTGTGAACCTGCGACTGGAACCGGAGGAGTTCGAGCGGTTGTCCAACGCCGCCTAACCGCTGGCGACGGTGTCGTGTTCGGCCGATTCCGTGGGACTCCAGCCGGGTGGGCCGAACACGTAACCGAGCTTGTCGCGCCAGCGAGGGGCGTGGGAGACGTCGCGTCCGATGGAGGCGTATTCGTGGAAGGCGACCTTGACGGGGTTGAAGGTCTTGATATTGCTGGTCAGGCCATAGGTAACGGCGGTGGTTTCGGGGACGAAACTACCGAAGACCCGGTCCCAGACGATGAAGACTCCGCCGTAGTTGCAGTCGAGGTAGCGGGGATCGCTGCCGTGATGAGCCCGGTGGTGTGAAGGGGTGTTGAAGAGGAATTCAATGGGGCGGGGCAGGAACTGCACGCGTTCGGTGTGAATGAAGAACTGGTAGATGAGGTTGAGCGACTGCTGCAGCAGGATCATCCAGGGAGGAATTCCGACGAGGGCAAGCGGTATCCAGAACGGGGCGGACGTCAGCGCGGTCCAGGGTTGGCGAAGCGCGGTGGTGAAGTTGAAGTATTCGCTGGAGTGGTGGACGACGTGGCTGGCCCAGAGCACGCGAACCCGGTGATGCGTACGGTGGTACCAGTAATAGAAGAAGTCGTCGAGAACCACGAGGAGAATCCAGGTCAGCGGGTTGGTGGGGCTCAATTCGAGCGGGCTGAGGGTGAACGCACCGGCGAAGACGACGACGGTGAGGAACTTCCAGAAGAACATGACGACCGAATATCCCGCTCCCATGGTGAGCGAGGTGATGGAGTCCTTCGCATCGTATCCACGCTGATCGCCGTCGGGGGAGTAGCGGAACGACACGGCTTCGACGGCGATGAACAGCAGGAAGAATGGGATGGCATAGGTGACGGCATCGACCATGGGCACACCAGTTTCCGGGATAGAGATATTTGGGTATTACCGGCAAGTATGAATCATATCTTACTCACGGGTCAAGAGTAAGGATCGACAGCCCGCACCACGTCCGCCGCAGGCCGTACGACCAGCTTGAATGTGGTTGGGCAAAACACAGCCACTCCCGCTGCGCGGTGTCGGCTCGACCCCGTAAAGTTGCTAGGAAGGAGCCCACAACCGCGTGGATCATGCCCTGAGAGGAGAATCAAGTGGCGCTGGCCCTCTACCGCAAATACCGCCCGCAATCGTTCGCCGAGGTGGTTGGGCAAGAGCATGTGACCGAGCCACTCATGAACGCGCTCGCCAACGGGCGCCTCAATCACGCTTTTCTGTTCTCCGGGCCGCGAGGCTGCGGTAAGACCTCCTCGGCGCGGATCCTGGCGCGTTCGTTGAACTGCGCCGAAGGGCCGACGGTGAATCCCTGCGGTTCCTGCTATTCCTGTCAAGCCCTCTCGGCCGGGGGGCCGGGCTCGGTCGACGTCATCGAGATCGACGCGGCCAGTCACGGCGGAGTCGAAGACGCACGAGAGCTGCGCGAACGTGCCGTGTTCGCTCCCGTGGAGTCGCGATACAAGATCTATATCATCGACGAGGCCCATATGGTCACCGCCGCCGGTTTCAATGCCCTGTTGAAGCTGGTGGAGGAACCACCGGAATACGTGGTGTTCATCTTCGCCACCACCGAACCGGAAAAGGTCCTACCCACGATCCGGTCACGCACCCACCACTATCCGTTCCGCCTTATACCCCCACCGACAATGAAGGAACTCTGCCAGCGGCTGTGCTCGGAAGAGGACATCACCGTCGCCGATGACGCCTTCCCCCTAGTGGTTCGTGCCGGAGGCGGTTCGGCCCGCGATACTCTGTCCATTCTCGACCAACTCATCGCCGGAGCGGGCCCCGAAGGCGTCACCCACGCCATGACGGCCGAATTGCTGGGAGTCAGCGACGCCACCCTGCTCGACGACATGTGTGAGGCCTTCGCCAACAGTGACGGAGCGACGGTCATGAGCGTCGTGGAACGAGTCGTCGACGCCGGACTCGACGCGCGGCGCTTCGCGCAAGACCTGTTGGAACGCCTACGAGACCTGATCGTCCTGACACAGGTCCCCGACGCAGGCGACAAGAGCCTCGTGGACGCGCCGGCCGATCAATTGACGCGCATGAAATCTCAAGCCACACGTTTGGGACTGGCAAGCCTCACCCGCATGGCGGAGGTCATCGCCGACGGCATCTCCACCATGAAG
It encodes the following:
- a CDS encoding FtsK/SpoIIIE domain-containing protein — protein: MAFKKSTSKQDMHSKRKVGLEWKAAAWAARHPGLSVGLPATGTAVAAYPTASAGLAAAAVGGMVAWGRAHPPSFDTVVLPWMRSMRRRWLSANFNGLGWKRNLKSCGLTVSHPDTGEVLVPRLVRLKAYSSRIEVATVKIHKGQTIRQFEDAAETVAAAFDCQRVSIEQVKPRLLKLIFQRSEPFTEVIPAPVMPAEPEEVDLTSVALGEDEYGQVWTENLAAHHLLVSGASGSGKNSITWAYLRSMAPLIRDGLVRIWMLDPKQTELSAGKDLAYAYAGGMDDVNEVVEAFLEDQSRVQKLLQDKGMRKFEMSTETPLNILIADEIGALMTYGDRDVTRSFTRASYVMTSQGRASGHLLHGYIQEPDKGTLPSRDLFTLRVCLRATSAAQPDMVLGENMRQRGALADEIPALPETAGIGFRVSQRSRIPVKIRAAYSDDDDITDLVRFCTTTPGAGERNFRLVA
- a CDS encoding sigma factor-like helix-turn-helix DNA-binding protein; translation: MEMFSPVHKSLENLRSVESPLERAKLAHEAVEYLTDTVIPDLYLTRLSAVEALISGGMPQRQIAEELNVSRGRVSQMLRQGKEEKAFFGDGRITIAVGAKPESNRADSAQKFVISSQAMQAAQTLIDGMRSFGLDSVMEQVPPPGNVNLNRKNLLVMTSPRLLPFLGQVVASDPNIGFEERSEGWCLIDRESGQVYSAPGEASHQKDFAYIGRLPRPDGNGTFLYVAGIHSEGTLGGAQWLIDNVSSLYGRVKNRIFSTIVQVESNSETEEITQVQPVTKIFQRKS
- a CDS encoding MerR family transcriptional regulator produces the protein MAATPNTISIREAAERTGFTTDTLRYYEKIGLIYDVPRNSTGQRRYSDFHLGLLGLLKCLRDTGMPLAQLHRYIDLTRAGDHTLGERVQLLQTHRLEVDRHIDELRDKRGQIDKKIGYYQRLDAVISAKQDTTG
- a CDS encoding aldo/keto reductase; this encodes MQRLYVGNSDIEVSRMCLGAMNLGTVQDRDTSFAILDRYVELGGTFIDTANCYCFWVEGNHGNVSERLLGEWMASRQNRDQVVLGTKVGYRPATEDDTTINNPEHLTARRIEASLNESLERLGTDYVDVYWSHRDDRDTDLAETVGGFDRAVSAGKARAIGAGNNRAWRVERARSVAEQDGRHHTYGLMQNRYSYVQPRPQSRLKSVAHVHATETDVDYVRNTPGMAMLTYSSLLSGAYTNPNKSLEGVYDHPGTDARLAVLDSVAHERGVTRNQVVLAWLCAHDAPLIPLVGVSSVEQLDEVVAGVNLRLEPEEFERLSNAA
- a CDS encoding sterol desaturase family protein: MVDAVTYAIPFFLLFIAVEAVSFRYSPDGDQRGYDAKDSITSLTMGAGYSVVMFFWKFLTVVVFAGAFTLSPLELSPTNPLTWILLVVLDDFFYYWYHRTHHRVRVLWASHVVHHSSEYFNFTTALRQPWTALTSAPFWIPLALVGIPPWMILLQQSLNLIYQFFIHTERVQFLPRPIEFLFNTPSHHRAHHGSDPRYLDCNYGGVFIVWDRVFGSFVPETTAVTYGLTSNIKTFNPVKVAFHEYASIGRDVSHAPRWRDKLGYVFGPPGWSPTESAEHDTVASG
- a CDS encoding DNA polymerase III subunit gamma and tau; the encoded protein is MALALYRKYRPQSFAEVVGQEHVTEPLMNALANGRLNHAFLFSGPRGCGKTSSARILARSLNCAEGPTVNPCGSCYSCQALSAGGPGSVDVIEIDAASHGGVEDARELRERAVFAPVESRYKIYIIDEAHMVTAAGFNALLKLVEEPPEYVVFIFATTEPEKVLPTIRSRTHHYPFRLIPPPTMKELCQRLCSEEDITVADDAFPLVVRAGGGSARDTLSILDQLIAGAGPEGVTHAMTAELLGVSDATLLDDMCEAFANSDGATVMSVVERVVDAGLDARRFAQDLLERLRDLIVLTQVPDAGDKSLVDAPADQLTRMKSQATRLGLASLTRMAEVIADGISTMKGATAPRLLLEIACARAVLPGSEDTMASLLQRIEAVETRGPAAAATPQPTAEPPKPAPAPTPAAPPPATEATSTPAPEPTPETPPQKPATPAAEPTVPPVETTPAPSADVASVRRQWDRIMQAVRSQKRVTAFQLKEAVVTDVSDHEVLLTFDNPFLAKTVQEDPAYSIVTQALTQILGGRWRLRCKVGSGTNPPPPPPPPADTDMPAASGDAPPAEPPWEAAQVTPPPPEANIASEPPPAKSGSGTVPRSQTGGGTSGPSAGGAPVETAVHMLTEAFDARKIK